The window TTCACAATATTCTGCTGACGACTTTACGTGCTGTTATTATACAAACAAGGGAAGGGCTGTAATGAGTAATATGGACGGGAAGTTCACTTCGTATTTCACTTACAGTAAATTGAGTCACATAAGTTCAAGTTTAAGTcaatttattgatgtattttccCTCTCTACAAGTGACATTTCTGTATCCTACATGTATAACAAATTAACTGCACTGATGCTGAGGTTGGAAAAGTGTttatgtatttctattttaattgtatatatgtgAAAACCAACTACATGTTATCAACATTGTCACAGGACTAGTATGGACCATACCTCCTCCTTGCAGCCAGCCGTTGGGCACCACACGATGAAACACAGAGCCCTTGTAGCAAAGTGGGAAGCCGCTCAGTGACATACCTCGCTCTCCTGTGCACAGAGCCTGGAAGTTCTCTGATGTCTTTGGACAGACATCTGAGAACAGCTGAGGAGACGGAGGACAATGTGCCTTGTTAACATGCTGCTTCTCTGTAATGGTCATCTAGTTTCTTTTATCAGCAATTTTATTAATATCTATTAATATTGACTACGAAGGATGCTTACAAAAGTCAGAGGGTTGAGATAACACAGGTGGTACATGCAAGCAATGTGAAACTACAGGGATTTGTGCCTCACCTCAAACATCAACCTCCCCACTGCCTCTCCTGCTATCTCAATGTCCATGAAGACAAACTGatgctatagatagatagatagatagatagatagatagatagatagatagatagatgtacatTATTAAACCAaaattgggaaattcttgtatatgtatacaggaacagtaaatacatatatcaacactagagatatacagtatatctatagtatacacaatataaagaatacactataaatataccagactactacagctagcttagaaaatataaacatagaataacaataacatactatatacattagcaaagtgtgcaagttacaatttttgtttatatattcaaattaaatgagGTAGTAAACCAATGTGCAAATTCCACATGTGCAAGATTATTACAGtatcctcctctccatcacaaCTTCAAAAGTGTGAGGTTTGCAGCCAGTTACAGAGCCAGCCTTCTTAATCAGTTTATTAAGTCATAATGAATAAGGACAGAGATATgtattcttttcattttaatgctTCATGAtcaaacaaatataataaatacagtatgacTTTAGCTATGACTGGAGCCTGATGGTTTGCAAATTACCTGCTTCCTGACACCCACCACAAACCAAAAATAACTTTCCATCCATATTTTTGAAcctatatttgttatttttaatgtttgtgaTGTTGACTTGCCCCGGTGTTCCGGAGGTGTTTGGTGTAGCCGTCCTCAGTGAGAGCCACGTAGAAAGCCTGCGGCTGAGTGAGAGAGAAGCTCCACTGATTCTCGGCCCAGTCGGCAAGATCCTTCTCATTACCGAGGAGAAGGCCGTTCAGAAAGCACATCAGACTGCTGGAGTACTGCCACACTTCACCACGCAGCTCCTTGAATCACAAGTGTTGAACAACAGATGTGATCAGCCTTTCAGAACAACTGTAACGTCAAGCTACAGCAGTATTGTGTTGTGTAGATGTGTTAAGCTGTATAGTTGAGCATCACAACCCTCAGcaagctgctgcagctcagaCAATATAGCAATGGTGGAAAGTATAATTACTCAAGCACTGTACAATTGTGATGTActtgcactttacttgagtattattttatgatattttacacTTAGACTTTACTGTATTTCAGAAGCAATTATTTTACTCTTTACTCCACTGTGATAATTTGAAATCTTTAATTAGGcctactttgcagattaagattatATACAGAAGTTATGAGCAGTTATACAATGcaatatatttatctatttatttttatttgatagggAAGATGCAATTTAACATACTGTAGTTACAATACAGGGCATGAAACTGATGTGCTGCAGAGTTTTTAGCTAATTTTCAACTGTTGTCTCTAGCTGggcttttacatttacagtgtaattaaaatatacagCAGTCTATATCATAAGACCACAATACACCACAAATATGgaaatacaattaaatacacATCACACAATACACCAATGCACCTTGgtaatatgtcttgtttgttccttgttactgattgagagttcaatcatccaatccaccaaacaactcaaaacaagagtcaataccaacaggagaatacacagtttaccattggcagagcattttggtttctttggcgctacccacataatcagctgtgctgctcatcccacaaacgcatgatccttacaagttggacatcattgtgaaggtaaataaacaggctttccaacgatgtaaaatacaatgccaattagcattgtaacaacagagaaataatccaccaaacacaagtttcaaaaCTTAGGCTCTCTATATGGTGGGCGAATGAGGAAAAAGTAGCAAGCAATAATAGATTTTAACAGGTCAAAGATAAGCACAGTTcatagtatatttgtgtaggTATATAGAGCATATATTGAATAcccttttcctgccttttagtaAGACATGTTgtgatttaatatgacatttgtGCTTTAGTTTTGTTGTACTAACTTGTTAGGGTGGGACAACACAACTTACACCTTTATAATTCTTATCAGTAGCCTACATAAAGAGTGGTGACATCATGTGTTTCCCAGCATTGCTCAGAGCTGTACTTTTAATGGGGTATTTTTACTGGCATAGCTACTTTCACctataagtaaaatatctgaatacaaTAAAATGAGACTTCAAATACAATCAGAGACTTACCCTTTTCTTGTGAGACAGATATGTGTGCCAGTCACATTCGAGTAGTGGTTGAATTTTTGGATCCAGAAATGCTTCAGGAAACTTCTGTTTTAGTCCCTGTCATGCAGAGTCACAATATACAAGTGATGTTAACACTCAGGTGAGAAAACATATCAATTATGCTACATAAAACTCTAAGAAATTAACGGTTTACCTCGGCTATACTACTGGCAACATAGAAATTATGGTCTTTAATTAAGCCGACAATTTCTAGTTGTGTTTTTGAGTCCATggttgaaaataaaaacactcaaaaagtaaaaattcagCTTTGTCCTGTTAACAAGAGCCTCGTCTCCATAGCAACAGGCATTCAGAGGCGCTTTAATATGACGTTCATGTTCCCTTTCTTTCCACCTTGTTTTCCTAATAATCATGTTAATTAAAACTATAAGTTCAATATTTACGACATAGAAAGCTTTGTAGTGATCTATATTTAATTCAAAACGTCAAATTTACTTTCTTTTCCACGTCGTAACAATTaattcagcaaaaaaaaggcTGCGTAGTCCATAGCAACAAGCATTTTAGAGGCACTTTAATATGACGTTCATGTCAGGCGTCGACCGACTTCTTGAAGTTGTTCCCTTTCTTTCCACTTTGTTTTTCTAACATGTTAATTAAAACTATGAGTTAAATATTTATGACATAGAAAGCCGTGTGGTGTTCTACAATCAATTCAAACGTTTAATTGACTTTCTTTTCCACGTCGTAACAATTAATTTCAGCAACAAAGGCTGCATAGTGGAGAGATGTTGAACGAATTGGGACGTGGCCCAACGGCGCCTCTGTTTGAAAACTCTCCGTCGTTgtgcttgtgttgttgtttcgcTTTCACGTTTTCTTCACTCGTTATTCGGTTAAATCAGTTGAAAAAAGGGCGTTTTAGAGTAGTGTTTAGTTAGCTATGGGTGTTCACGAGTTGTGGTCCATCGTGGAGCCGGTTCATGAGTCGGTTCCGCTGTACAGTTTGAGCGGAAAGCTGCTGGCGGTTGACCTGAGTTTATGGGTGTGTGAGGCCCAGCATGTCCAGGCCATGATGGGGAGAGTTACCAAGCCACACCTCAGGTAGGCTCACCTGTTACTGTGCTTTAATTAACTCATCATGGTGTTAGCCCACCTAGGAGAACATGTTTATTATCtggttccctcgagttacttcaTAGAGCACTTCTTCCTATCGTTCCTGACTGtccacacattgctgatgtacaCAGCCCCCCTACATGATGTCAGGGACCGTCCACAAAATGCAACgcaaaatattcaataacttcagtattatgcagtgtagtaccaccaaaatcacttcacacatcaatgatctcctcatggttgtactacaacacttagtttggaaaaaaatattattttgcatgattccttttaatttttaatgggaaaaatattcaataacttcagtattatgcagTGTAATACCACCAAAAtaacttcacacatcaatgtgATCCTCAtggttgtactacaacacttagtttggaaaaatatgcttttgcataatttaggtgaatttttaatgggaaaatattaaataacttgatggcactacactttataaaagtgaagttattgaatattttttccattaaaaatttcaccaaaattatgcaaaagcatatttttccaaaataagtgttgtagtacaaccatgaggagatcattgatgtgtgaagtaattctGTTGGTGCTACACTGtatttagtttggaaaaatatgcttttgcataattttggtgaatttttaatgggaataatattcaataacatcacttttataaagtgtagtgccatcaaaatgtcttaattagtttaataagtATAATCAAGAAGATACCATTGttgtgtgaagtaattttgatggtactacactgcataatactgaagttaaacacttagtttggaaaaaatattattttgcataattttggtgaatttttaatgggaaaaatattcaataaattCAGTATTATGCAGTGTAGTACCAACAAAAagtacttcacacatcaatggtaTCTTTCTGATTATACTTATTTAACTAATTAAGAAATTTTGATGGCACTACACtttataatactgaagttattgaatattttttccataaaaaatttcaccaaaattatgcaaaagcatatttttccaaactaagtgttgtagtacaaccatgaggagatcattgatgtgtgaagtaattctGGTGGTGCTACACTGtatttagtttggaaaaatatgcttttgcataattttggtgaatttttaatgggaaaaatattcaataacttcacttttataaagtgtagtgccatcaaaatgtctttattaGTTAAATAAGTATAATCAAGAAGAtaccattgatgtgtgaagtaattttgatggtgctacactgtataatactgatgttattgaatatttttctcttttcggcgttgcattttgtagacggtccctgacctcTCGTCTCTCAGCcagctgcacatagagaccaatattttgttttatgtgttgattaaaatgaggttgtagctcgttgtcccCCCtagtacatcatctaggggggctccgtacatcagcaatgtgtggacagtcaggaatgattggaagaagtgcTCTATGAAGTAACTCAAGGGAACAAGATACTAAAAAAATTCTCCTAGGGGTTTAGGGCGGCTCCATACAATTCtgatatttaaacatttttgtgtCCAGAAATTTGTTTTTCAGGGTGTCGTCGCTCACTCTTATGGGGGTAAAGCTTGTCTTTGTGATGGAAGGAGAAGCCCCCAAACTTAAAGCGGAAACTATGAGCAAGAGGACACAAACAAGATATGGAGGATTCAAAAAGGCTTCTGCTCCTAAACCCACAACAAACACCAGCAGAGGGCGCTTTAACGCTGTCCTCAGAGAGGTTGGTTTGGTCCTCCACTCACCTGCATGTCTAATCAGAGTCAGTCATAATAAATTAATGTTAATTTTCTTACCTTTGTAGTGTGCAGACATGCTGGACTATCTGGGTGTGCCTTGGGTGACAGCTGCTGGGGAGGCGGAGGCCATGTGTGCCTACCTGGACTCACAGGGCCTGGTGGACGGCTGCATCACTAATGATGGAGACGCCTTCTTGTACGGAGCCCGGACTATCTACAGGAACTTCAATATGAACAGTAAAGTATGTCGTTATCATCCACACTAGTGTACAACATCTGGAGAAACTTCAACCCAAACAATGGACTGGAATCTGATTGAAGGTGCTTCACTGCTCTTTCGAAAGGGTTCTTCATTTCACACTGTTCTGGAGATTAATACTGGATTTATGCCTGTGATCAAAACTCAGTCAAGTGATTTAGACTCCAGACCACTAAAGTAACACTTGGGCTCCAAGTCAGAGCTGtgaattttattaaaaaattaaattaaaaatacaaaatattttctCATTATAACAGCAAATGCAAAATAGATTTGCACTTTTCTCTCTTCCACATCAATTCAGCTGCTGTTAAAACCAAAGAGGAAACTTTGATGACTTTTGAAACACATTATGGTAACTTGTGatacacatttatttagtcAATTACACTGTCAAAAATCATACATTAACCAGTAATGAaaattagctgcagccctacacCTTTTATTCATACCTTTACGCTTCTCTCTATATGTATCAACTCTGTTTATTATTCTACTGATGCCTTGGttgtaaaaaacataaaatctgcATAATATTGATTCTCATCTTTCCCCTCCAGGACCCTCAGGTGGACTGTTACAGGACCTCCAGGGTACAAACAGAGTTGCA is drawn from Sebastes umbrosus isolate fSebUmb1 chromosome 18, fSebUmb1.pri, whole genome shotgun sequence and contains these coding sequences:
- the ppil6 gene encoding probable inactive peptidyl-prolyl cis-trans isomerase-like 6, producing the protein MDSKTQLEIVGLIKDHNFYVASSIAEGLKQKFPEAFLDPKIQPLLECDWHTYLSHKKRELRGEVWQYSSSLMCFLNGLLLGNEKDLADWAENQWSFSLTQPQAFYVALTEDGYTKHLRNTGHQFVFMDIEIAGEAVGRLMFELFSDVCPKTSENFQALCTGERGMSLSGFPLCYKGSVFHRVVPNGWLQGGDISPQRRGDGGESIYGPTFEDECFAVSHTRRGTLGMANKGPHSNGSQFYITLQPAPWMDRTYVAFGHVVEGVDVLERLEGALTLNERPKYDCKVTGCGAFKF